One region of Glycine max cultivar Williams 82 chromosome 9, Glycine_max_v4.0, whole genome shotgun sequence genomic DNA includes:
- the LOC100809968 gene encoding villin-4 — MAVSMRDLDPAFQGAGQKAGLEIWRIENFNPVPVPKSSYGKFFTGDSYVILKTTASKSGALRHDIHYWLGKDTSQDEAGAAAIKTVELDAALGGRAVQYREVQGHETEKFLSYFKPCIIPQEGGVSSGFKHPEAEKHKTRLFVCRGKHVVHVKEVPFARASLNHDDIFVLDTESKIFQFNGSNSSIQERAKALEVVQYIKDTYHEGKCEVAAVEDGKLMADPETGEFWGFFGGFAPLPRKTASDDDKPTDSRPPKLLCVEKGQAEPVETDSLKRELLDTNKCYILDCGFEVFVWLGRNTSLDERKSASGVADEIVSGTDQLKPQIIRVIEGFETVMFRSKFDSWPQTTDVTVSEDGRGKVAALLKRQGVNVKGLLKADPVREEPQPHIDCTGHLQVWHVNGQEKILLQASDQSKFYSGDCFIFQYTYPGEDKEDCLIGTWIGKNSVEEERASANSLASKMVESMKFLASQARIYEGNEPIQFHSILQSFIVFKGGISEGYKTYIAQKEIPDDTYNENGVALFRIQGSGPDNMQAIQVEPVASSLNSSYCYILHNGPAVFTWSGNSTSAENQELVERMLDLIKPNLQSKPQREGSESEQFWDLLGGKSEYPSQKILREPESDPHLFSCHFSKGNLKVTEVYNFSQDDLMTEDIFVLDCHSEIFVWVGQQVDSKSRMQALSIGEKFLEHDFLLEKLSRVAPIYVVMEGSEPPFFTRFFKWDSAKAAMLGNSFQRKLTIVKSGGAPVLDKPKRRTSASYGGRSSSVPDKSSQRSSRSMSVSPDRVRVRGRSPAFNALAANFENPNSRNLSTPPPVIRKLYPKSVTTDSAILAPKSSAIAALSSSFEQPPSARETMIPRSLKVSPVMPKSNPEKNDKENSVSTRVESLTIQEDVKEDEVEDEEGLVIYPYERLKIMSTDPVPNIDVTKRETYLSSAEFKEKFGMSKDAFYKLPKWKQNKLKMAVQLF; from the exons ATGGCTGTTTCCATGAGAGATTTGGATCCAGCTTTCCAGGGAGCTGGACAAAAGGC TGGACTTGAAATATGGCGTATTGAGAATTTTAATCCAGTTCCTGTCCCAAAGTCCTCTTATGGGAAATTTTTCACTGGAGACTCCTATGTGATCTTAAAG ACAACTGCCTCAAAAAGTGGTGCTCTGCGCCATGACATCCATTACTGGCTTGGTAAAGACACCAGTCag GATGAAGCGGGTGCTGCAGCTATCAAGACAGTTGAGCTGGATGCAGCTCTTGGAGGACGTGCTGTTCAGTATCGTGAAGTACAAGGCCATGAAACTGAAAAGTTTCTGTCTTATTTCAAACCATGTATTATCCCTCAAGAAGGTGGAGTTTCTTCTGGTTTCAAACATCCTGAGGCTGAAAAACATAAGACACGGTTGTTTGTATGCAGAGGGAAACATGTTGTACATGTCAAAGAG GTTCCATTTGCCAGAGCTTCACTCAACCATGATGATATTTTTGTTCTGGATACCGAATCGAAAATTTTCCAATTTAATGGTTCCAATTCGTCTATTCAAGAAAGGGCTAAAGCTTTGGAAGTTGTACAGTATATTAAGGATACCTACCATGAAGGGAAATGTGAGGTAGCTGCTGTTG AGGATGGAAAGTTGATGGCTGATCCTGAAACTGGGGAATTCTGGGGTTTCTTTGGGGGATTTGCTCCTCTTCCACGAAAAACAGCCAGCGATGATGATAAGCCTACTGATTCTCGCCCTCCAAAGCTGCTTTG TGTTGAAAAGGGTCAGGCAGAACCTGTTGAGActgattctttgaaaagggaatTACTAGACACAAATAAATGCTATATTCTTGATTGTGGGTTTGAAGTGTTTGTCTGGTTGGGAAGAAATACCTCCCTTGATGAAAGAAAAAGCGCAAGTGGAGTTGCAGAT GAGATAGTCAGTGGCACTGATCAACTGAAACCCCAAATAATTCGTGTGATAGAAGGATTTGAAACAGTGATGTTCAGGTCCAAATTTGATTCTTGGCCTCAGACAACTGATGTAACAGTATCTGAAGATGGCCGTGGCAAGGTAGCAG CACTTCTAAAACGTCAAGGAGTAAATGTTAAGGGCTTGTTGAAAGCTGATCCAGTGAGGGAAGAACCCCAACCCCACATTGATTGCACAGGACATTTGCAG GTTTGGCATGTGAATGGTCAGGAGAAGATTCTTCTTCAAGCTTCtgatcaatcaaaattttatagtGGAGATTGCTTCATCTTCCAGTATACATATCCTGGAGAGGATAAAGAAGATTGTCTTATAGGAACGTGGATTGGAAAGAATAGTGTTGag GAAGAACGAGCTTCAGCTAATTCATTGGCAAGTAAAATGGTTGAGTCAATGAAGTTTCTTGCTTCCCAG GCTCGTATATATGAAGGCAATGAACCAATTCAATTTCATTCTATCCTTCAAAGCTTCATTGTTTTTAAG GGTGGGATTAGTGAAGGATACAAGACTTACATTGCACAAAAGGAAATTCCTGATGATACATACAATGAGAATGGTGTTGCATTATTCCGCATCCAGGGCTCTGGACCAGACAATATGCAAGCCATACAAGTTGAACCA GTTGCATCTTCCTTGAATTCCTCTTACTGTTACATACTTCACAATGGGCCTGCTGTCTTTACTTGGTCTGGAAACTCTACAAGTGCAGAAAACCAGGAACTTGTTGAGAGGATGCTGGATTTGATAAAG CCAAATTTACAATCCAAACCACAAAGGGAAGGTTCCGAATCTGAACAGTTTTGGGATTTGTTAGGAGGAAAATCAGAATATCCCAGTCAAAAGATTCTTAGAGAGCCTGAAAGTGATCCTCACCTATTTTCTTGCCACTTCTCGAAAG GAAATTTAAAG GTGACCGAGGTATACAACTTCTCCCAGGATGATTtgatgactgaagacatttttgtcttGGATTGTCACTCGGAAATCTTTGTCTGGGTTGGCCAGCAGGTTGACTCCAAGAGTAGAATGCAGGCTCTATCAATTGGTGAG AAATTTCTTGAGCAtgattttcttctagaaaaattaTCTCGTGTAGCTCCAATATATGTTGTCATGGAAGGGAGTGAGCCACCTTTCTTCACACGCTTCTTTAAATGGGATTCTGCAAAAGCTGCA ATGCTGGGAAACTCATTTCAAAGGAAGCTGACAATTGTGAAAAGTGGGGGTGCTCCAGTTTTGGAT AAACCCAAACGGAGAACATCAGCATCTTATGGGGGAAGGTCGAGTAGTGTGCCAGATAAATCCTCCCAGCGTTCCTCTCGCAGCATGTCTGTCAGTCCTGATCGTGTTCGTGTGAGGGGGCGGTCTCCAGCCTTTAATGCTCTAGCAGCTAATTTTGAGAACCCTAATTCTAGGAACCTTTCAACCCCACCTCCAGTAATTAGAAAGCTGTATCCTAAATCTGTGACAACAGATTCTGCAATACTGGCGCCAAAATCTTCTGCCATAGCTGCACTTAGTTCTTCTTTTGAACAACCACCTTCAGCACGAGAAACCATGATACCTCGCTCACTTAAAG TGAGTCCAGTAATGCCCAAATCAAACCCTGAGAAAAATGACAAGGAGAATTCTGTGAGCACCAGAGTGGAATCTCTTACCATACAGGAAGATGTGAAAGAGGATGAAGTTGAAGATGAGGAAGGTCTTGTGATTTACCCATATGAACGCCTTAAAATAATGTCCACAGATCCTGTACCAAATATTGATGTGACTAAGCGAGAG ACTTATCTATCATCTGCGGAGTTCAAAGAGAAATTTGGGATGTCCAAGGATGCCTTTTACAAGTTACCcaaatggaaacaaaacaaACTCAAAATGGCTGTTCAGTTATTCTGA